One stretch of Mus pahari chromosome 15, PAHARI_EIJ_v1.1, whole genome shotgun sequence DNA includes these proteins:
- the LOC110333388 gene encoding protein arginine N-methyltransferase 1-like: MNCIMEVSCGQAESREKPNAEDMTSKHYYFDSYSHFGIHKEMLKVEVRTLTYRNSMFHNQHLFKDMVVLDVGSGTGILCMFAAKVGAHKVIGIACSSISDYAVKIVKAYKLDHVTTIIKGKVEEVELPVEKVDIYTVRVEDLTFTSSCLQVKRNDYVHALVAYFNIKFTQSHKRTGFSTSPESLYTHWKQTVFYMEDYLTVKTGEEIFGTLE, from the exons ATGAACTGCATCATGGAGGTTTCCTGTGGGCAAGCAGAAAGTAGAGAGAAGCCTAACGCTGAGGACATGACATCCAAACACTACTACTTTGACTCCTATTCCCACTTTGGCATCCACAAGGAGATGCTGAAGGTTGAGGTACGTACCCTCACATACCGCAACTCCATGTTTCACAACCAGCATCTCTTCAAAGACATGGTGGTGCTAGATGTGGGCTCAGGCACTGGCATCCTCTGCATGTTCGCTGCCAAGGTGGGGGCCCACAAGGTTATTGGGATTGCGTGTTCCAGTATCTCTGATTATGCCGTGAAGATTGTCAAAGCCTACAAGTTAGATCATGTAACaaccatcatcaagggaaaggtGGAGGAGGTGGAGTTGCCTGTGGAGAAAGTGGAC ATCTACACAGTCAGGGTGGAGGACCTAACCTTTACCTCCTCCTGCCTGCAAGTGAAGAGGAATGACTATGTGCATGCACTGGTGGCCTACTTCAACATCAAGTTCACCCAAAGCCACAAGAGGACTGGCTTCTCCACCAGTCCCGAGTCCCTGTACACACATTGGAAGCAGACTGTGTTCTACATGGAGGACTACCTAACAGTAAAAACTGGCGAGGAGATCTTTGGCACATTGGAATGA